Proteins found in one Triticum urartu cultivar G1812 chromosome 4, Tu2.1, whole genome shotgun sequence genomic segment:
- the LOC125554478 gene encoding uncharacterized protein LOC125554478 codes for MDVEHRVPALGPALDRHRGSWQCALLVAAGIHELVETSVSVRDGAGGDGSHGAAAGFRVSAEEGGEAGLDALHTGGGHILVPQVDEHGEHLGDEPRAVGARQLKHGGRGRRRQRRLFARRGEVEEEAGVAEDGGVAWLGPRDSARRGATVAVYGRRRQRVASGRRSGARRREARAQELGRERASPRRPSSRRAHSIPPREARRPPAHDGMGVAAGAEWIKGRKGLRTELKCP; via the exons ATGGATGTTGAACACCGAGTACCCGCGCTCGGCCCAGCTCTCGACAGACACCGAGGGAGCTGGCAATGCGCGCTCCTAGTCGCCGCTGGCATACACGAGCTGGTGGAGACGTCGGTCAGCGTGCGGGATGGAGCCGGCGGGGACGGCAGCCACGGCGCCGCCGCTGGCTTCCGAGTCTCCGCGGAGGAGGGGGGCGAGGCGGGCCTCGATGCGCTCCACACCGGCGGCGGCCACATCCTCGTCCCGCAGGTAGACGAG CACGGCGAACACCTCGGAGATGAGCCCCGTGCGGTCGGCGCCCGTCAGCTCAAGCACGGTGGCCGTGGCCGCCGCCGGCAACGCCGTTTGTTCGCACGGAGAGGCGAGgtcgaggaggaggccggggttGCGGAAGACGGCGGCGTGGCGTGGCTGGGGCCTCGGGATAGCGCGCGTAGAGGTGCGACGGTCGCTGTTTATGGTCGCCGGCGACAGCGTGTGGCGAGTGGCCGCCGGAGCGGTGCAAGGAGGCGCGAGGCGCGGGCACAGGAGCTCGGGCGCGAGCGCGCCTCTCCGCGCCGTCCATCCTCCCGGCGAGCGCACTCCATCCCCCCGCGCGAGGCACGGCGGCCGCCGGCGCACGACGGAATGGGCGTAGCCGCCGGCGCAGAGTGGATAAAAGGAAGGAAAGGACTGCGGACTGAATTGAAATGCCCATAG